The Panicum virgatum strain AP13 chromosome 5K, P.virgatum_v5, whole genome shotgun sequence genome has a window encoding:
- the LOC120707545 gene encoding peptide deformylase 1B, chloroplastic-like, which translates to MAAGLRLHLLPCLRAFAASSRPLLAAHSGALPLPVRRAGPAMPLAARARGGIGSFSTAAAPPAEDEEFATAADLRFERPLEVVKYPDPILRARNKRISTFDANLRALADEMFDVMYKTDGIGLSAPQVGVNVQLMVFNPAGVKGEGEEIVLVNPMVYKSGKRLLVFEEGCLSFPGIYANVVRPESVKIEAQDVTGAKIKVKLSGLPARVFQHEFDHLLGILFFDRMTMDVLETVREELKNLEKKYEERTGLTSPETVENYKGTKDVFSFSR; encoded by the exons ATGGCCGcgggcctccgcctccacctcctcccgtGCCTCCGCGCCTTCGCCGCCTCCTCTCGCCCGCTGCTCGCCGCGCACTCCGGAGCCCTGCCCCTGCccgtgcgccgcgccggcccggccatgcccctcgccgcccgcgcgcgcggcggcataggctccttctccaccgccgccgcccctcccgccgaggacgaggagttcgccacgg CTGCCGACCTCCGGTTCGAGCGGCCGCTCGAGGTCGTCAAGTACCCCGACCCCATCCTGCGCGCGCGCAACAAGCGCATCAGCACCTTCGACGCCAACCTCCGCGCCCTGGCCGACGAGATGTTCGACGTTATGTACAA GACTGATGGCATTGGTCTCTCAGCACCACAAGTCGGAGTGAATGTGCAGCTTATGGTGTTCAATCCAGCTGGGGTGAAGGGGGAAGGAGAGGAGATTGTCCTTGTCAACCCAATGGTATACAAGTCTGGGAAACGATTGCTTGTGTTCGAAGAAGGGTGCTTATCATTTCCTGGAATATATGCCAATGTGGTG AGACCAGAAAGTGTGAAAATTGAAGCTCAAGACGTTACAGGAGCAAAGATCAAAGTAAAATTATCTGGCCTACCTGCAAGAGTTTTCCAGCACGAGTTTGATCATTTGCTG GGGATCCTTTTCTTTGACAGAATGACAATGGATGTTCTTGAGACCGTACGTGAGGAACTGAAG aacctaGAGAAGAAATACGAGGAAAGAACAGGACTGACGAGTCCTGAAACTGTTGAGAACTACAAGGGTACAAAGGATGTCTTTAGTTTTTCGAGATGA
- the LOC120707546 gene encoding MYB-like transcription factor EOBI, which translates to MGRTCGGEPAVRKGPWTLEEDLVLVGYISQHGEGSWDNLARAAGLNRNGKSCRLRWLNYLRPGVRRGGITPAEDAAIRELHAALGNKWSKIAAHLPGRTDNEIKNYWRTRIQRRPAAPASSAQQPYRAPATATATAAAMTASEGASSSSSAAASHGSSADWWYVEPVNHPEQGAHCSQSVAAAAAGVDSGSASSALTSRDSSTTAGVDGQHMQTSYGDRYYYSELSSAAAADGVEMVDAGSFWNVDDDFWGRFQMLHYPDS; encoded by the exons ATGGGCAGGAcgtgcggcggcgagccggcggtgCGCAAGGGGCCGTGGACGCTGGAGGAGGACCTCGTCCTCGTCGGCTACATCTCCCAGCACGGGGAGGGATCCTGGGACAACCTCGCGCGCGCCGCTG GCCTGAACCGGAACGGGAAGAGCTGCAGGCTGCGGTGGCTCAACTACCTGCGCCcgggggtgcggcgcggcggcatCACGCCGGCGGAGGACGCCGCCATCCGGGAGCTCCACGCGGCGCTGGGCAACAAGTGGTCCAAgatcgccgcgcacctccccgGCCGCACCGACAACGAGATCAAGAACTACTGGAGGACCAGGATCcagaggcggccggcggctccaGCCAGCAGCGCGCAGCAGCCCTACCGCGCGCCTgcgaccgcgaccgcgacggcggcggccatgacCGCCAGCGAgggcgcgtcgtcgtcgtcgtccgcggcGGCAAGCCACGGCAGCTCCGCCGACTGGTGGTACGTGGAGCCAGTAAACCACCCCGAGCAGGGAGCGCACTGCTCCCAGAGCGTtgctgcggcggccgcgggcgtcgACAGCGGGAGCGCGTCGTCGGCGCTGACGAGCCgggacagctccaccaccgccggcgtTGACGGGCAGCACATGCAGACGAGTTACGGTGACCGCTACTACTACTCCGAGCTgagttcggccgccgccgccgacggcgtgGAAATGGTCGACGCGGGCAGCTTTTGGAACGTCGACGACGACTTCTGGGGCCGGTTCCAGATGCTGCATTATCCTGATTCCTGA